The Pseudomonas fluorescens genome segment TCGAGGCCCGAACGGTTACCAGATGCGCTTTTCGGAGCCGCTGGCAGGTGACCTCCCCGCCTTGACGGCCGACTTCTCCCACGTCAGCAGCCTGGAGCTGATCGGCAGTGGCGAGCCAGGCGCGGTGAGCGACTTTCTCGAAAGCTTTTCGGGGCTGGTGCGAATGGAACTGCGCGACTTCGATCTGCACAATCTCCCGCCACGCCTGACGAATTTTCCGGGTCTTAAACAGTTGACGCTGCAAAACTGCCGCGTCGTCCTTACACCGCAAAACCAGTCGATCCTGTCGACCCTCAATGCCCTGAGCACACTGGATCTGGAGGGCAATCCACTGGGTGCCACGTTCGATTTCGGCCTCATGCCGGACCTGACTCATCTGAACCTTTCCAGTACAGGCATCTCCCAAGTCCCCACAGGCATACTGGATCATCCGCGCCTCATCAGCGCATGGCTTACCGACAACCAGATCACCACGCTGCCGGACGCCCTGTTCGAACAACCGGCCGCGTCCACCGCCGGGTACGATTTTTTCGGCAATCCGCTTTCCGCCGCGACCCGTGAAAAGGTGAAGATCTATTTCAACCGGACCGGCAGCGATCTGGGCGTTCGCCCCGAGCAAGCGGATATAAACCGGGTCAAGGCGCTGTTTACCGACTTGAATGAACGCCAATCCAGCGAACTGATCTACGGCCTGCCTGGCTCGCTGTTACAGGGTCGGCTGCAACTGGATCGCTGGGAGAGCGAAATCACCCGGCTGACCGCCGACCTGGCCACATGGGCGCGGGACACGCCAGACCGTGATCCGTCCACCGGTGAAAGGCTCAATCCCAACGAACACTTCAATCAGTTTTACGAGCGTGAAATATTCGCCGGAAGAATTGAAAGGCTGTGGCGCCACCGCTCGACTGCACATCCGCTGACCAGAGCGGACGTGTTCTCGGCGCAAGCCACATTCATCGGCGACATGCCCGAGCTGTCGGCAGATTTCAGTCATATCACCGCACTGTCGCTGAAGGGAAACAAACACATTCAAGCCACCTCGCCATTTCTGCAAAGCTTCCCCCGACTCAAGCGTTTGATCCTGCATGACTTTGCACTGGAGCAACTGCCACAGTCACTCACGGCCCTGCCCTCACTCGAGATACTGCTTCTCAGCAATTGCGGTGTGACATTTACCGGCGAGCTGCAGATTGCTCTGGCGGCGATGCGCGAGCTTGAATCACTCGAACTGCCCAACAACCCCCTGGGCAGCGCGCCCGATGCAAGCAGCCTGCCAGCGCTCGTCTATCTGGATCTCTCACGCACCGGTATCAGCGATGTTCCTGCCGGATTGATCGGACACCCGACATTGCGAACGGCCATTATCAGCGACAACCGGATCAGCGAACTGCCCGAGGCGTTCTTTGAGCTGCCGGCGGCAGCCAGCGAAGGATTCGACTTCTCCGGCAACCCGTTGACCGCCGATACGCTTGAGAGGATCAAGCGTTACTCCGGAAAAACCGGTCAGGACTTCGGGGTGCTCGCCGAACAGGCCGACATCGATGCCACCCAGGCGCTGTTTCCTACCCTGGACGGCGAAGAGGCCAGCGATGTCTTCTATGGATTGCCCGGCGACCTCGAGCACGGGCGCCGTCAACTCAGGCACTGGAAAGCGGAGTTCGAGCAACTCACCGCCGATCTGGCGCAATGGAAAATGGCAATTCCCCAGACTCATCCTTCCAGTCATCAGCCACTGACACCTGGGGAATTTCTGACGGAGCACTCGGCACGAACTGAGTTTGCCGAGCAACTGCAAACCCTGTGGCGTACGCGAATGCCGGAAAACCCCAGGCGCAGGGGCGACTCCCTGGTAGCCCATCTGGCATTCATCGGCGACCTGCCCACGCTGACCACCGACTTCAGCCATATTCGCGAAGTGTCACTCGTGGGACACGGAGCGCTGAGCAACATTGACGGGTTCCTTCAACCCTTCTCCACGTTGCGTCATCTGGAACTGCATGATTTCAGGCTGGGTCAGGGCCCGCTGACAGCCCTGCGCATGCCTTCGCTGGAACGACTGATCATTGAGAACTGCGGATTGACGCTGACTCCGCAAACCCGGGCAACCCTGTCATCCCTTGGCAACCTGCAGTACCTGAACCTGAGCCGAAACCCGCTGGGGACACCTCCCACCCTCGAAACATTGCCGGCCCTGGTTCAACTGCGCCTGGCCGACACCGGCATATCGAGCCTGCCGGATGGCCTGTTCGAACATCAACGACTGGTCTTCGCCACCTTCGAACGCAACCTGATCCGCGAACTGCCCGACCTCCTCTTCGATATCTCCGCCCGCCCGCCCAGACAACTCAACCTTGCCGGCAACCCGCTGTCGCCCGCCATGCGTGAACGCATCAAGGTCTGTTATCGGCAGTTCAGGCAGAGTTTCGGCGTTTCAATGCCATGGGAAGAAATCCAGCGGATCCGCGCTCTGTTCCCGTCCCTGGACGACGAAGGTGCCAATCGAGTGTTGTACCTGCTGCCGGGAACGCTTGATGACGGCCGGTTACAGATCCATCGCTGGGAAGCCGAATTGCGGCAACTGGAAGATGACCTTGAAAGCTGGGTGACCGCGATTCCTGAACGCTATCCGGCCACCGACCTGGCGCTGACCGACAACGATCGCTCCGACGAACGCTCCAGCCGCATGATGTTTCGACTGGAGATCGAATCATTCTGGCGCGACCGGTCCCCGGAGAGCCCCGAAAAAAGGACCACGGTGCTCAACCTGAATCCGGCTTTCATCGGTGATCTGCCGACCTTGAGTGCAGACTTTGCTCACGTCACGGTACTCGCGATCACCGGCAATCCCCAACTGCGTGCCGGCACCGGTTTCCTGCGAGGGTTCACCGGCCTCGATTCGCTTGAGCTGCGCGACCTGGCATTGGCAGAGGTTCCGCCGGCACTGACCGGGATGCCGGACCTCCAGCAACTGGTTCTGAGCAACTGCGCGATCGTACTGGATGACAGGGGCAGCGCCACACTGTACTCGCTGAGGCACCTGGTCAGGCTCGACCTTTACAACAATCCGTTGGGCCGGCTGCCGGATATCCGCAACTGGCCGGCACTGGAATTCCTCGATCTTTCGAACACCGGGATTACCGGGCTGCCACCGGGCTTGCTCGATCCGCCCTGGCTGGAGACGGCATTGCTGAGCGGCAATCGCCTTACCGAACTGCCCGCGGAGATCTTCGACCTGCCTGCCTCCGCCAGCAACGGCTATGACTTGGGCGACAATCCGCTGAACGCGGCCACCCGCGAGCGCATCAAGGACTACTTCCGTCGGACCGGAGAAGACCTTGGCGTACTGGCCGAGCCGTCAGACATCGCACGGACCCGGACACTCTACCCAACCCTGAACGATAAACAGGCCAGCGATTTCATTTATCACCTCGAAGGCACGCTGGTCGACGGTCGAGTTGAACTGACGCGCCGGGAAGCCGAACTGGACAGACTGCTGGGCGACCTTACAGCCTGGGAGTCCGATATACCGGTTGATCCCTTGACCGGGCTGCCGCTCAGCCCGCGCGAGCGCCTGGCGGAAGAACAGATCCGGTCGGCACTTCGCGAAGCACTGCTGAGGTGCTGGCGCAAAACGCCGGTGGAAGGGGCAAGCACGGCTGGCCACCATTTCACTTCCCGGTTGTCGGTCATGGGTCAATTGCCCACGCTGAGCGTAAGCTTCAGCCATGTGTCGGACCTGTACCTGACCAGCATCAGCGATCACTGGCCGCGAATCGGCCGGTTTCTCGAGGCATTTCCCAGTCTGGAAAGCATCGATATTCGAGGCTACGACCTGGCTGGCATCCCTCAAGCCATCTTCCACATGAGGCGACTCAACACGTTGAGCCTGCCCTCCTGCAGAATCACGCTGTCGCCGAGCGACGTGGCCGGGCTGAACACGCTGGACGGTCTTGATCTGCTGCATCTGCACGACAACCCCCTCGGTCTGACACCTGACCTCAGCAACCTGCAGGGGCTGACCGATCTGGACCTGAGCACCACCGGCATCAGGGAAATCCCCCACGGCGTACTGGAGAATTTCAACTGGATGGAAGTGGATCTGTCGGGCAATGAAATCACTGAAATGCCCGACGAGCTCATGGAGGTGCCTGCGCATGTCGGCGATCGCTACGACTTGCGCGGCAATCCATTCTCCGCCCGGGCCATGCAGCGAATCCGGGCCTACTACCAGCAAACGGGAATGACACTGAACGTCGACGGCGTAATGGTACATCCGCCGGTGCGAACGCGCGCCGGGGTCGAAATCGAAGATTGACGAACGCCTGAAACAACAGCGCCATGGACGTTGCCTCCATGGCGCTGCTGCAGATCAATCAACCGCGCTCTGGCGGCACTGACGATAATTCGAACGGGCTGCTGCTGCGCCGCTGGTTGCGGTCCTCCCGCGGCGTGGCGCCGAAGAAGTTGCGGTAGGCGCTGGAGAAATGCGGCCCCGAAGAGAAACCGCACGACAGGCCGATCTGGATGATCGACTTGCTGGTTTGCATCAACATCTGCCGGGCCTTGTTCAGGCGCAGCTCCAGGTAATACTGGCTCGGCACGCGGTTGAGGTACTGCTTGAAGATCCGCTCCAGTTGGCGACGGGACACGCACACATGCTGGGCGATCTCGTCGGTGGTCAGCGGCTCTTCGATGTTGGCTTCCATCAGCAGCACCGCCTGGGTGAGCTTTGGATGGCTGGAGCCGAGACGGTTCTGCAATGGAATGCGCTGACGCTCGCCACCTTCACGGATGCGTTCGACCACCAGTTCTTCGGAAACCGCACCGGCCAGTTCCGCACCGTGATCGCGGGCCAGGACGGCCAGCAGCAAATCGAGTACCGACATGCCGCCGCACGCGGTCAGGCGATCGCGATCCCAGTCGAACAGATGGCTGGTGGCGATGACTTTCGGAAAACGCTCGGCGAAATCGTCCTGCCAGCGCCAGTGCACCGCCGCGCGGTAGCCGTCGAGCAGGCCGAGTTGCGCCAGCGGGTACACACCGGCCGACAGACCGCCAATCACACAACCGGCACGCACCAGTTGTTTCAGCGCGCTGCTGAGCGCCGGCGCCAACGTCGTCGGTGGCTCATCGGCGAGCAGGAACAGTTTCTGGAAATTTTCGAGTTTGCCGGCCCAGGGTTCGCCGGGCAGTTGCCATTCACCGTCGGTCGGTGCTTCGGCCTGCAGGAACGACAGCTCGTAAACCACGTCCGGATGCACACGCTGGGCAACACGCAAGGCCTCCTCTGCCAGCGCCAAAGTCAGAGCTTTAGTGCTGGGCCAAATCAGGAAACCAATTCGATGGGCAGTCATGGCGGGCGATCCGAAACGTAAACAGAGGGAAAAACCGAAATCGGCTGCAACCAAATTAGACCATCTGGCGCGCTGCGCAGCATGACCTAATCTGGTGCATAACGGGAGCGATTACTTGAGGCTGCCCGAGAGGAATTGTTGCAAACGTTCCGATTGCGGATTGACCAGCACTTCACGCGGGTTGCCGCTTTCTTCGACGACGCCTTTGTGCAGGAACACCAACTGGTTCGACACTTCACGGGCGAAGCCCATTTCGTGGGTCACCACCACCATGGTCCGGCCTTCCTGAGCGAGGGCCTGCATGACTTTCAGCACGTCACCGACCAGTTCCGGGTCGAGGGCAGAAGTCGGTTCGTCGAACAGCATCACTTCCGGTTCCATCGCCAGCGCGCGGGCGATCGCCACACGCTGTTGCTCGCCACCGGACATGTGCCCCGGGAACGCGTCTTTACGATGGGCCACGCCAACCTTGTTCAAGTAGTGCTCGGCTTTCTCGCGGGCTTCGGCCTTGGACACGCCCAGCACGTGAACCGGCGCTTCCATGATGTTTTCCAGCGCGGTCATGTGCGACCACAGGTTGAAGTGCTGGAACACCATCGACAGGCGCGAACGCATGCGTTGCAGCTGTTTCGGATCAGCCGCTTTCAGCGCGCCGTCCTTGTTCGCCACCAGTTTCAGCTCTTCGTTGTTGAGCAGGATCTTGCCCGCGTGCGGCTGCTCAAGCAGGTTGATGCAGCGCAGGAAAGTACTTTTGCCGGAGCCACTGGAGCCGATGATGCTGATCACATCGCCGGCGGCCGCTTTCAGGGAAACGCCCTTGAGCACTTCGTGACTGCCATAGCGTTTATGCAGGTCTTGGACTTCAAGTTTGTACATGCGGTCGGTTCTCACAAAAACAGTCAGTCGTTGAGCAAAGGGCCGTCGCGCAGCGCATCGCGCCCCGCCACTTTGGCCAGCCAGAAACCGGGTTGGGCGTAACGCAGCCGCTCAATGGCAAACAGCACCCCGGACGTACCAGCACACACCGTGCTGACCCGATCCGACAGCGGATCGATCACTTCGAAAATCTTGTCACCGGCTTCAACCCACTCGCCGGGCTTGCGCAGAAAACTCACCACACCGGGATGCGGCGGCAGGAGCAATTCAGTGCCCTCGAACGGCATGCCTTCACACGGTTCGCGCCCTGCGTTCGGCCACTCCCCACGGATCAGGCCCTGCTCGGCGAGGAACGCCAGAATGCCTTCGGCCCAGGCTTCGGCCTGTGCCGGCGTGGTGTCAGCCTGACCGCCGAGTTCAACGGTCGTCGCCAGGCACGCCAGAGGAATCTGCGCGTCCGGAAACAGGCGCGACAGACGCAGCCACGGCAACGAACAGGCTTCATCGAACGAGCTGCCGCCGGAGTCTTCCGCCAGCAGGCCGACCTTCACGTCCAGGTGTGCAGCGAGCGAACGCCACTGCGGCCAGTGTTGCGGCAAGGCGTACATGTGCAGTGCGGCTTCGCAGTCACAATGCAGATCCAGCACCACATCGGCGGTGGCGGCATGCTGCAGCAGGATGCGCTGCATGCCTTGCAACTGGCTGCCGGCCTCGGGCAATGCCGCCAGATGATCAGCCATCGCCTGACGGATCAGACGGATGTTGGCGTGCGGATCATCACCGAGTTGTCCTTCCAGCGCAGTGGCCACGGGGCCGCTGAGCTCGACGAAATCACGGTTGAAATTCTTGCCGCTGCCAGCCTCGAAACGCCCCTGATGGTTGCCTTGCAGCAACTGGCCAAGGCCCAGCGGGTTGGCCACCGGCACAAGCTCGATGACGCCGTTGAGCAAGCCCTTGGCTTCGAGTTCGCCGAGGCGTTTTTTCAGTTCCCAGGCGGTGCGCATGCCGGGCAGTTCGTCAGCGTGGAGGCTGGCCTGGATGTAGGCCTTGCGCTCGCCGCTGCCGAAGCGAAACACCGAAATCCGGCGCTCGCTGCCCAGGTGGCTCCACGGCAGAATGTGGTCGATGCGTTCCATATCAGTGCTTCCTCGGGGCCAGGTAGCTCAGCCAGCGACGTTCGGCCAGCTTGAACAGGCGCACCAGAATGAAGGTCAGGCACAGGTAGAACACGCCGGCGGTAATGTACGCCTCGAACGGCAGATAGAACTGCGCGTTGACGGTACGGGCCGCGCCGGTGATGTCGATCAGGGTCACGATGGACGCCAGACTGGTGGTCTGCAGCATCATGATCACTTCGTTGCTGTACTGCGGCAGCGCCCGACGCAGGGCCGATGGCAGCAGGATGCGCTTGTACATCTTGACCCGCGACATGCCCATGGCCTTGGCCGCTTCGATCTCGCCGTTCGGCGTGGCCTTGAGGCTGCCGGCGATGATTTCGGCGGTGTAGGCGCTGGTGTTGATCGCGAACGCCAGGCACGCACAGAACGTCGCGCTGGACAGCCACGGCCAGAGGAAGCTTTCACGCACCGCTTCGAACTGGGCCAGACCGTAGTAGATCAGGAACAGCTGAACCAGCATCGGCGTGCCGCGGATCACGTAGGTGTAAAGCCACGCCGCACCGTTGACCACGGCGTTCTTGGACACACGCATCAGCCCCAGCGGCAGGGCCGCGAGCAGACCGAAGAACAACGACAGCGCGAGCAACTTGAGGGTGGTGACCAGACCGCCGAAGTACAGCGGCAGGGCCTCCCAAATGACGTTGTAGTCGAAGATCATAGATCAGCCGCCCTTACGCCTACCGAGTAGCGCTTCTCAAGGTGACGCAGCGCCAGCAACGAAACACTGGTGATCACCAGGTACATCGCCGCCACTGCGAGGAAGAAGGTGAAAGGCTCGCGGGTGGCGTCGGCCGCCTGCTTGGCCTTGAACATCATGTCTTGCAGACCGACCACGGAAATCAGCGCGGTGGCCTTGGTCAACACCAGCCAGTTGTTGGTGAATCCCGGAATCGCCAGACGAATCATCTGCGGCACCAGCACCCGGAAGAACACCTGGAAGCTGCTCATGCCGTATGCCATGCCGGCTTCGGCCTGACCTTTGGGGATTGCCATGAACGCGCCGCGGAAGGTTTCCGACAGGTACGCACCGAAGATGAAACCGAGGGTACCGATACCGGCGGCCAGCGGATTCAGGTCGATATAGTCGTCATAGCCGAGCATCGGTGCGACGCGATTGAGCAGGTCCTGGCCGCCGTAGAAGATCAGCAGGATCAGCACCAGGTCGGGAATCCCGCGGATCACCGTGGAATACAGATCGCCCAGCCACGCCAGCCAGCGCACCGGCGACAGGCGCAATGCGACACCGATCAGCCCGAGAACGATGGCCAGGGCCATGGACGACAAGGCGAGCTGAAGCGTCAGCCAAGCGCCATCGAGGATGACAGCCCCGTAGCCTTTCAACATGATTCAGGTCCTCGAAAGTTGGGATGAAAAAATGGCGCAAACCGCAGAGATCCTGTTGCTTGCGCCATTTCGGACGGGTCGAGCGACGTCTTTACTTGCCGTAAATGTCGAAGTCGAAGTACTTGTCCTGGATTGCCTTGTACTTGCCGTTCTCGCGGATGGCCGCGATGGCGGTGTTGATCTTGTCTTTCAGGGCGTCGCCCTTGCGTACCGCGATGCCTACGCCGTCGCCGAAGTATTTGACGTCGGTGAACGCCGGGCCGACGAACGCGAAGCCTTTGCCGGCGTCGGTTTTCAGGAAGCCGTCATTCAACAGCGTAGCGTCCGCCACGGTGCCGTCGAGGCGGCCGGCGGCCACGTCGAGGTAGATTTCGTTCTGCGAACCGTACGGCTTGATCTCGGCACCCAGCGGGGCCAGGACTTCGCGGGCGAAACGCTCGTGGATCGAACCACGCTGCACGCCGATGTTCTTGCCCTTGAGCTCAGTCAGACCTTCGCTGACCTGAGTGCCTTCTTTCATGACCAGGCGGGCCGGGGTGTTGTAGTACTTGTTGGTGAAGTCCACGGACTTCTTGCGATCTTCAGTGATCGACATGGACGACAGGATCGCGTCGATCTTGCGCACTTTGAGTGCCGGGATCAGACCGTCGAACTCTTGCTCGACCCACTGGCACTTGACCTTCATTTCTTCGCACAGCGCGTTGCCGATGTCGTAGTCGAAACCGACGATGCTGCCGTCCGGCGCTTTGGAGGCGAATGGAGGGTAAGCCGCTTCGATACCGATTTTCAGAGGCTTTTCATCGGCGAATGTCGGCAGGGACAGCACGGACAGTGCCAGGGCGCCAAGCAGCACAAGTTTCTTCATCTTGGGACTCCATCGGTAAAGGGCAAAAACGGCAGAGTGAGCGACAGCCCAATATGCGAATGGGTGGAACGAAAGCGGTTGCTGCGTGCGTGGGATATTTCCGAACAAACCCTAAAGGCTTCAACGCGAGCCACGACGAGCGAGTGATCGGCATTCTAACGACAGGCCCGAAGCCGATATTTCTTCAATGCGACAACTAATTACAGATGCACCGAGAAACCCGCTTGAGCACATTGACAGCTCCGCAATTTCATGCAAGAGCGAAAGACAGTGAACCGATCTATGCTGCAAATTGCGGGCCTATTATTCGCAAACCCTTCTAATCCGGCAAGCGCGGGGTGATGTCTTATTTTTCACCGGGGGTTTTGAGGCCCTTAAACAGGGCAATGCGTTTCCGGATGCCCCGTTGCGGAGCGGGCGGTTACACATTCGGTTACGTGAAGCTCCCTGGGTAACAACGGGAAATGTCTTACGCCTGAAATCGATAATTATTGGTTGGATGGTTTTGAGTTCCGACAGCGGACAACACCGGTGCCGTACAAATTGCCTTCGCGAGCAGGCTCGCTCCCACATTGAAATGCAACCCCCTGTGGGAGCGAGCCTGCTCGCGAAGAGGTCAGCAAGCCCACTACAAACCCTGCAGGCATAAAAAAGCCCTGCCCGGCATTACCGGGCAGGGCCTTCTATGGCTCTAACGCTTACGCGACGTTCATGGTCTTGTGCGTATCGATCAGGTGCTGCACCACACTCGGATCGGCCAGGGTGGAGATGTCGCCCAACCCTTCATATTCGGCGGTAGCGATCTTGCGCAGGATGCGGCGCATGATCTTGCCCGAACGGGTCTTCGGCAGCCCCGGCGCCCACTGGATCACGTCCGGTGAAGCAATCGGGCCGATCTCCTTGCGCACCCAGTTTTTCAGTTCCAGACGCAGTTGCTCGCTCGGCTCTTCGCCATTTTTCAGGGTGACGTAGACATAAATGCCCTGCCCCTTGATGTCGTGCGGCACACCGACCACCGCCGCTTCGGCGACTTTCGGGTGAGCGACCATCGCGCTTTCGATCTCGGCGGTCCCCATGCGGTGGCCGGAGACGTTGAGCACGTCGTCCACACGACCGGTGATCCAGTAGTAACCGTCGGCGTCGCGACGGGCGCCGTCACCGGTGAAGTACATGCCACGGAAGGTCTTGAAGTAGGTGTCGACGAAACGGTCGTGGTCGCCGTACAGAGTACGGGCCTGACCTGGCCACGAATCGAGAATCACCAGATTGCCTTCAGCCTCGCCCTCGATGATGTTGCCGAGGTTGTCCACCAGCGCCGGCACCACACCGAAGAACGGACGTGCAGCCGAACCTGGCTTCAGCGCATGGGCGCCTGGCAGCGGGCTCATCATGTTGCCGCCGGTTTCGGTCTGCCACCAGGTGTCGACGATCGGGCAACGGGACTTGCCGACGTTCTTGTAGTACCAGTCCCAGGCTTCCGGGTTGATCGGCTCGCCCACCGAACCGAGCAGACGCAGGCTGCTGCCGTCCGCGCCTTCAACAGCGGCGGTGCCGGAGGCCATCATCGCGCGGATCGCGGTCGGCGCGGTGTAAAGGATGTTGACCTTGTGCTTGTCGACGATCTTCGCCACCCGGGTGATGTCCGGGTAGTTCGGCACGCCTTCGAACAGCAGCGTGGTCGCGCCGTTGGCCAGCGGGCCGTAGACGATGTAGGAGTGACCGGTGACCCAGCCCACGTCAGCGGTGCACCAGTAGATTTCGCCCGGACGGTAGTCGAACACGCGCTCGTGAGTCATCGCCGCGTACAACAGGTAACCGCCGGTGGTGTGCTGCACGCCCTTCGGCTTGCCGGTGGAGCCGGAGGTATAAAGGATGAACAGCGCTTCTTCGGCGCCCATCTCTTTCGGCGCACAGACGGTGCCCGCCACTTTCATCAGGTCCTCGTACCAGATGTCGCGATGCTGGTTCCACTTGATGTCGCCGCCGGTGCGCTTGCACACGATGACTTTCTGGATGCTGCTGGTTTCCGGGTTGGTCAGCGCGTCATCGACGTTGGCCTTGAGGGAAATCTTCTTGCCGGCACGAATGCCTTCGTCAGCGGTGATCACCACTTTCGAGCGGCAGTCGATGATGCGACCGGCCAGGGCCTCCGGCGAGAAACCGCCGAACACCACCGAGTGAATCGCGCCGATCCGGGTGCAGGCCAGCATGGCGACCACGGCTTCGGGGATCATCGGCATATAAATGGTCACCACGTCGCCGCGGTGCACATCCTGACCACGCAGGGCGTTGGCGAATTTGCACACTTGTTCGTGCAGTTCGCGGTAGGTGATGTTGCGGCTTTCGGAAGGATCGTCGCCTTCCCAGATGATGGCGACCTGATCGCCGCGCTCGGCCAGATGACGGTCGAGGCAGTTGTAGGAAACGTTCAGGGTGCCGTCGGCAAACCACTTGATGTCGACGTGGTGATCGTCGAACGACGTCTGTTTCACCGTGGTGAAAGGCTTGATCCAGTCGAGGCGCTTGGCTTGTTCGCGCCAGAAGCCGTCAGGGTTGACGACCGACTGTTGGTACATGGCTTTGTAGGTCGCCTCGTCGGTCAGCGTATTGGCCAGAACCTCGGGACGAACGGGATACAGGGAAGCCGCACTCATCTTTCCTACCTCGGTGTAATAGTTGTTTTTGTATGACCCTGTTGTAGCCGGGGCGCCCGTATAGAACCATTCGACGATGGTAGTAACAAGCCCCTACAAAACATCCAGAAATGACCCAAGCGCCTCTGAAGCAAAGCACGCAACCCTTGCTGGAGCTGGCTTGCCAGCGATTCAGACGACTCGGTTTCCCGGGAAAACCGCAGCGCTGATAACACGATATCCAGCGATTGTTACCAAATCTGCCAAAGGTGTTTATCAAAACCACATCTGTTTACACCCACCCCGCCTCCCTAAAATCTGCCTCGCCGACAAGGCAAAGTGATTAACAACGTTACAGCCCCCACGAA includes the following:
- a CDS encoding succinylglutamate desuccinylase/aspartoacylase family protein, with translation MERIDHILPWSHLGSERRISVFRFGSGERKAYIQASLHADELPGMRTAWELKKRLGELEAKGLLNGVIELVPVANPLGLGQLLQGNHQGRFEAGSGKNFNRDFVELSGPVATALEGQLGDDPHANIRLIRQAMADHLAALPEAGSQLQGMQRILLQHAATADVVLDLHCDCEAALHMYALPQHWPQWRSLAAHLDVKVGLLAEDSGGSSFDEACSLPWLRLSRLFPDAQIPLACLATTVELGGQADTTPAQAEAWAEGILAFLAEQGLIRGEWPNAGREPCEGMPFEGTELLLPPHPGVVSFLRKPGEWVEAGDKIFEVIDPLSDRVSTVCAGTSGVLFAIERLRYAQPGFWLAKVAGRDALRDGPLLND
- a CDS encoding ABC transporter permease; translation: MIFDYNVIWEALPLYFGGLVTTLKLLALSLFFGLLAALPLGLMRVSKNAVVNGAAWLYTYVIRGTPMLVQLFLIYYGLAQFEAVRESFLWPWLSSATFCACLAFAINTSAYTAEIIAGSLKATPNGEIEAAKAMGMSRVKMYKRILLPSALRRALPQYSNEVIMMLQTTSLASIVTLIDITGAARTVNAQFYLPFEAYITAGVFYLCLTFILVRLFKLAERRWLSYLAPRKH
- a CDS encoding ABC transporter permease yields the protein MLKGYGAVILDGAWLTLQLALSSMALAIVLGLIGVALRLSPVRWLAWLGDLYSTVIRGIPDLVLILLIFYGGQDLLNRVAPMLGYDDYIDLNPLAAGIGTLGFIFGAYLSETFRGAFMAIPKGQAEAGMAYGMSSFQVFFRVLVPQMIRLAIPGFTNNWLVLTKATALISVVGLQDMMFKAKQAADATREPFTFFLAVAAMYLVITSVSLLALRHLEKRYSVGVRAADL
- a CDS encoding ABC transporter substrate-binding protein, translated to MKKLVLLGALALSVLSLPTFADEKPLKIGIEAAYPPFASKAPDGSIVGFDYDIGNALCEEMKVKCQWVEQEFDGLIPALKVRKIDAILSSMSITEDRKKSVDFTNKYYNTPARLVMKEGTQVSEGLTELKGKNIGVQRGSIHERFAREVLAPLGAEIKPYGSQNEIYLDVAAGRLDGTVADATLLNDGFLKTDAGKGFAFVGPAFTDVKYFGDGVGIAVRKGDALKDKINTAIAAIRENGKYKAIQDKYFDFDIYGK
- the acs gene encoding acetate--CoA ligase, which gives rise to MSAASLYPVRPEVLANTLTDEATYKAMYQQSVVNPDGFWREQAKRLDWIKPFTTVKQTSFDDHHVDIKWFADGTLNVSYNCLDRHLAERGDQVAIIWEGDDPSESRNITYRELHEQVCKFANALRGQDVHRGDVVTIYMPMIPEAVVAMLACTRIGAIHSVVFGGFSPEALAGRIIDCRSKVVITADEGIRAGKKISLKANVDDALTNPETSSIQKVIVCKRTGGDIKWNQHRDIWYEDLMKVAGTVCAPKEMGAEEALFILYTSGSTGKPKGVQHTTGGYLLYAAMTHERVFDYRPGEIYWCTADVGWVTGHSYIVYGPLANGATTLLFEGVPNYPDITRVAKIVDKHKVNILYTAPTAIRAMMASGTAAVEGADGSSLRLLGSVGEPINPEAWDWYYKNVGKSRCPIVDTWWQTETGGNMMSPLPGAHALKPGSAARPFFGVVPALVDNLGNIIEGEAEGNLVILDSWPGQARTLYGDHDRFVDTYFKTFRGMYFTGDGARRDADGYYWITGRVDDVLNVSGHRMGTAEIESAMVAHPKVAEAAVVGVPHDIKGQGIYVYVTLKNGEEPSEQLRLELKNWVRKEIGPIASPDVIQWAPGLPKTRSGKIMRRILRKIATAEYEGLGDISTLADPSVVQHLIDTHKTMNVA